From Serinus canaria isolate serCan28SL12 chromosome 26, serCan2020, whole genome shotgun sequence, one genomic window encodes:
- the PRICKLE4 gene encoding prickle-like protein 4 isoform X2: MSLPSPAWPQQDEPSPCGTTGGLPPASSDSDSGCALEEYLEPPEVPPCFGPRSPPPGSAPDRTRLRARALLQQLPPQDCDERYCPDLAEEERRQLRAFSARRRQEALGQGLACPVPGPCHGCPCRKCGRRLNKGDPGISASRLGNQFWHPSCFSCHLCHQQLVDLIYFQQDGRIYCGRHHAELFRPRCASCDQLIFMEECIEAEGRRWHLEHFCCLECDEPLRGQRYVMRSGRPCCRGCFESLFAEPCQACGDPIGADSEEVSHQGLHWHARASCFCCSLCRAPLRGQPLTCHRGRLFCSDTCSRGQDASSTASDSSSDSAFASAPSPECTALPRAGAAGGCRQRGEGAEAFPGQAPVHPAFRSPEDLGEAARERSSDAAKEHPGVLGPPTSHPSAPQPSPEPPNEPRALGHPLLGGPEPRRAAGNGNPQLQAGTSPAWHGPRAEHGTEEEEEEDSWCPTCSSSSDSDSEEEGFFFGKPIPKPGMNSLGREPPGRGRARTAKHCSVS; this comes from the exons atgTCCCTGCCGAGCCCTGCATGGCCCCAGCAGGACGAGCCCTCCCCCTGCGGCACCACCGGGGGGCTCCCCCCGGCCTCGTCCGACAGCGACTCCGGCTGTGCCCTGGAGGAGTACCTGGAGCCCCCCGAG GTGCCGCCGTGCTTCGGGCCCCGCTCGCCCCCGCCGGGCTCTGCCCCTGACCGGACGCGGCTCCGCGCCCGAGcgctcctgcagcagctgcctccccagGACTGCGAT GAGCGCTACTGCCCCGACCTCGCCGAGGAGGAGCGGCGCCAGCTCCGCGCCTTCAGCGCCCGCCGCAGGCAGGAGGCTCTGGGACAGGGCCTGGCGTGCCCCGTGCcaggtccctgccatggctgtccctgcaggaag TGCGGCCGGAGGCTGAACAAAGGAGACCCGGGGATTTCAGCGTCTCGCCTGGGCAACCAGTTCTGGCACCCgtcctgcttctcctgccacttgtgccaccagcagctggtGGATCTCATCTACTTCCAGCAGGATGGGAGGATCTACTGCGGCCGGCACCACGCCGAGCTCTTCCGACCCCGCTGTGCCTCCTGCGACCAG CTGATCTTCATGGAGGAGTGCATCGAGGCCGAGGGCCGGcgctggcacctggagcacttCTGCTGCCTGGAATGCGACGAGCCCCTGCGGGGGCAGCGCTACGTGATGCGCAGCGGCCGGCCCTGCTGCCGGGGCTGCTTCGAGAGCCTCTTTGCCGAGCCGTGCCAGGCGTGCGGGGACCCCATCG GTGCTGACAGCGAGGAGGTCTCgcaccaggggctgcactggcaCGCCCGAgcctcctgcttctgctgcagcctgtgccgGGCACCGCTGCGGGGACAGCCCCTCACCTGCCACCGTGGCCGCCTCTTCTGCTCCGACACCTGCAGCCGCGGCCAGGACGCCTCCTCCACCGCCTCCGACTCCTCCTCGGACTCGGCTTTCGCCTCCGCTCCATCCCCCGAGTGCACGGCCCTGCCCCGGGCCGGAGCGGcggggggctgcaggcagcgGGGGGAAGGGGCTG AGGCATTTCCAGGCCAGGCCCCAGTGCACCCCGCATTCAGGAGCCCCGAGGATCTCGGAGAAGCCGCACGGGAACGGAGCAGCGACGCTGCCAAGGAgcacccaggggtgctgggACCCCCAACCAGCCACCCCtcagccccccagcccagcccagagccccccaacGAGCCCAGAGCTTTGGGCCACCCGCTTTTGGGGGGCCCCGAGCCCCGAAGAGCTGCAGGCAATGGAAACCCACAGCTGCAGGCGGGCACCTCCCCTGCCTGGCACGGCCCCCGGGCAGAGCATGgcacggaggaggaggaggaggaggactcCTGGTGCCCCACCTGCTCCTCATCTTCGGACTCAGACTCGGAGGAGGAGGGTTTCTTTTTCGGGAAGCCCATCCCCAAGCCCGGGATGaattccctgggcagggagcccCCGGGGAGGGGCAGGGCCAGGACGGCCAAGCACTGCAGCGTGTCCTAA
- the PRICKLE4 gene encoding prickle-like protein 4 isoform X1 yields MSLPSPAWPQQDEPSPCGTTGGLPPASSDSDSGCALEEYLEPPEVPPCFGPRSPPPGSAPDRTRLRARALLQQLPPQDCDERYCPDLAEEERRQLRAFSARRRQEALGQGLACPVPGPCHGCPCRKCGRRLNKGDPGISASRLGNQFWHPSCFSCHLCHQQLVDLIYFQQDGRIYCGRHHAELFRPRCASCDQLIFMEECIEAEGRRWHLEHFCCLECDEPLRGQRYVMRSGRPCCRGCFESLFAEPCQACGDPIGADSEEVSHQGLHWHARASCFCCSLCRAPLRGQPLTCHRGRLFCSDTCSRGQDASSTASDSSSDSAFASAPSPECTALPRAGAAGGCRQRGEGAAPSPLPEAFPGQAPVHPAFRSPEDLGEAARERSSDAAKEHPGVLGPPTSHPSAPQPSPEPPNEPRALGHPLLGGPEPRRAAGNGNPQLQAGTSPAWHGPRAEHGTEEEEEEDSWCPTCSSSSDSDSEEEGFFFGKPIPKPGMNSLGREPPGRGRARTAKHCSVS; encoded by the exons atgTCCCTGCCGAGCCCTGCATGGCCCCAGCAGGACGAGCCCTCCCCCTGCGGCACCACCGGGGGGCTCCCCCCGGCCTCGTCCGACAGCGACTCCGGCTGTGCCCTGGAGGAGTACCTGGAGCCCCCCGAG GTGCCGCCGTGCTTCGGGCCCCGCTCGCCCCCGCCGGGCTCTGCCCCTGACCGGACGCGGCTCCGCGCCCGAGcgctcctgcagcagctgcctccccagGACTGCGAT GAGCGCTACTGCCCCGACCTCGCCGAGGAGGAGCGGCGCCAGCTCCGCGCCTTCAGCGCCCGCCGCAGGCAGGAGGCTCTGGGACAGGGCCTGGCGTGCCCCGTGCcaggtccctgccatggctgtccctgcaggaag TGCGGCCGGAGGCTGAACAAAGGAGACCCGGGGATTTCAGCGTCTCGCCTGGGCAACCAGTTCTGGCACCCgtcctgcttctcctgccacttgtgccaccagcagctggtGGATCTCATCTACTTCCAGCAGGATGGGAGGATCTACTGCGGCCGGCACCACGCCGAGCTCTTCCGACCCCGCTGTGCCTCCTGCGACCAG CTGATCTTCATGGAGGAGTGCATCGAGGCCGAGGGCCGGcgctggcacctggagcacttCTGCTGCCTGGAATGCGACGAGCCCCTGCGGGGGCAGCGCTACGTGATGCGCAGCGGCCGGCCCTGCTGCCGGGGCTGCTTCGAGAGCCTCTTTGCCGAGCCGTGCCAGGCGTGCGGGGACCCCATCG GTGCTGACAGCGAGGAGGTCTCgcaccaggggctgcactggcaCGCCCGAgcctcctgcttctgctgcagcctgtgccgGGCACCGCTGCGGGGACAGCCCCTCACCTGCCACCGTGGCCGCCTCTTCTGCTCCGACACCTGCAGCCGCGGCCAGGACGCCTCCTCCACCGCCTCCGACTCCTCCTCGGACTCGGCTTTCGCCTCCGCTCCATCCCCCGAGTGCACGGCCCTGCCCCGGGCCGGAGCGGcggggggctgcaggcagcgGGGGGAAGGGGCTG ccccttcccctctTCCAGAGGCATTTCCAGGCCAGGCCCCAGTGCACCCCGCATTCAGGAGCCCCGAGGATCTCGGAGAAGCCGCACGGGAACGGAGCAGCGACGCTGCCAAGGAgcacccaggggtgctgggACCCCCAACCAGCCACCCCtcagccccccagcccagcccagagccccccaacGAGCCCAGAGCTTTGGGCCACCCGCTTTTGGGGGGCCCCGAGCCCCGAAGAGCTGCAGGCAATGGAAACCCACAGCTGCAGGCGGGCACCTCCCCTGCCTGGCACGGCCCCCGGGCAGAGCATGgcacggaggaggaggaggaggaggactcCTGGTGCCCCACCTGCTCCTCATCTTCGGACTCAGACTCGGAGGAGGAGGGTTTCTTTTTCGGGAAGCCCATCCCCAAGCCCGGGATGaattccctgggcagggagcccCCGGGGAGGGGCAGGGCCAGGACGGCCAAGCACTGCAGCGTGTCCTAA
- the FRS3 gene encoding fibroblast growth factor receptor substrate 3: MGSCCSCLCPDSIPDNHPTKFKVTNVDDEGHELGSGVMELTPRELILHTHKRDAVRWPYLSLRRYGFDSNLFSFESGRRCHTGQGIFAFKCSRAEEIFNLLQDLMQCNSINVVEEPVVITRNSHPQERELAHSPQGPTSLGYTGLPNGFHSFPGESLSYSAAQHPSGSSLRHSSVGEDSTHPLLGPEEQSHTYVNTGEPEPRGRHRLHSLPEAHPPFPPRNHSCSLEDRNPQVFLQPGEVKFVLAPTSGYRRLCRQPRQCRPHLCPPNNNNNECQQGCPSPQCVYENLNGLVAPSTSSLCRAARSKASLEDGSCSQRRSALLHYENLPALPPVWELQPAQRGDEDAATAPTPSPNGFSEAGEEEPLQNPAGSEPRRAFLPRPRRSRLPNVFSFDFPRPCPEPPRQLNYIQVELEPEGCKGQQEPRVAAPASPGARRTDSYAVIDLKKTAAMSSLQRALPRDDGTSRKTRHNSTDLPL; this comes from the exons atggggagctgctgcagctgtctgTGCCCAGACAGCATCCCAGACAACCATCCCACCAAATTCAAG GTGACCAACGTGGACGACGAGGGGCACGAGCTGGGCTCGGGGGTGATGGAGCTGACGCCGCGGGAGCTGATCCTGCACACGCACAAGCGCGACGCCGTGCGGTGGCCGTACCTGAGCCTGCGGCGCTACGGCTTCGACTCCAACCTGTTCTCCTTCGAGAGCGGCCGCCGCTGCCACACCGGGCAGG ggatTTTTGCCTTCAagtgctccagagcagaggagatcTTCAACCTGCTGCAGGACCTGATGCAGTGCAACAGCATCAACGTGGTGGAGGAGCCCGTGGTGATCACCAGGAACAGCCACCCCCAGGAGAGGGAGCTGgcccacagcccccagggccCCACCA GTCTGGGCTACACTGGACTTCCCAATGGAtttcacagcttccctggagaaTCCCTGTCCTactctgcagcccagcaccccTCAGGGAGCAGCCTGAGACATTCCTCTGTGGGGGAAGACTCTACCCACCCCCTCCTGGGCCCTGAGGAGCAG TCCCACACCTACGTCAACACCGGGGAGCCGGAGCCGAGGGGCCGGCACCGTTTGCACTCCTTGCCTGAAGCCCACCCTCCTTTCCCCCCTAGGaaccacagctgctccctggaagACCGAAACCCCCAGGtcttcctgcagccaggggaggtGAAATTCGTGCTGGCTCCCACCTCTGGCTACCGCCGGCTGTGCCGGCAGCCCCGGCAATGCCGGCCTCACCTCTGCCCtcccaacaacaacaacaacgagtgccagcagggctgtccctccCCACAGTGTGTCTACGAGAACCTCAACGGGCTGGTGGCCCCCAGCACCTCGTCCCTGTGCCGGGCCGCTCGCTCCAAGGCATCCCTGGAggatgggagctgctcccagcgcCGCTCAGCGCTGCTGCACTATGAGAACCTGCCGGCGCTGCCGCCggtgtgggagctgcagccggCCCAGCGCGGGGACGAGGACGCCGCCACGGCCCCCACGCCGTCCCCAAATGGCTTCTCCGAGGCTGGCGAGGAGGAGCCCCTGCAGAACCCGGCGGGCTCGGAGCCGCGCCGCGCTTTCCTGCCCAGGCCCCGGCGCAGCCGCCTGCCCAACGTCTTCAGTTTCGACTtcccccggccctgcccggaGCCTCCACGGCAGCTCAACTACATCCAGGTGGAGCTGGAGCCCGAGGGCTgcaagggacagcaggagcccagggtgGCAGCCCCCGCCAGCCCCGGGGCCCGCCGCACCGACTCCTACGCCGTCATCGACCTCAAGAAGACGGCGGCCATGTCCAGCCTGCAGCGGGCCCTGCCCAGGGACGATGGCACCTCGAGGAAAACTCGGCACAACAGCACTGACCTGCCCCTCTGA